From Neobacillus sp. PS2-9, the proteins below share one genomic window:
- a CDS encoding ABC transporter ATP-binding protein, with protein MLKIKDMNVYYGNIHALKGVSLEINQGEIVTLIGANGAGKSTLLKTISGLLKPKNGEIVFENEHVAGKVAQSIVKRGISQVPEGRRVFQNMSVEENLELGAYLRKDKKGIREDFEKVYQLFPRLEERRKQQSGTLSGGEQQMLAMGRALMARPRLLLLDEPSMGLAPLLVKTIFKIIEEINQQGTTVLLVEQNANMALSIADRAYVIETGKIVAAGTAEELSQSDQIRAAYLGGH; from the coding sequence ATGCTAAAAATAAAGGATATGAATGTCTATTATGGAAATATTCATGCATTGAAGGGGGTTTCCCTCGAGATCAATCAAGGAGAAATCGTCACACTGATTGGGGCAAATGGTGCGGGTAAAAGTACGCTTTTAAAAACGATTTCTGGTCTCCTGAAGCCTAAGAACGGAGAAATCGTGTTTGAAAATGAACACGTAGCTGGGAAGGTTGCCCAATCCATCGTTAAGAGAGGAATTTCTCAGGTTCCTGAAGGGCGTCGAGTATTTCAAAATATGTCCGTTGAGGAAAATTTAGAATTAGGTGCCTATTTACGAAAAGACAAGAAAGGCATTCGTGAGGATTTTGAAAAAGTCTATCAGCTTTTCCCACGATTGGAAGAGCGCCGTAAGCAGCAATCGGGTACACTTTCAGGTGGGGAGCAGCAAATGCTTGCGATGGGTCGTGCATTAATGGCAAGGCCGCGCCTTTTGCTATTAGATGAGCCATCCATGGGTCTTGCCCCATTGTTGGTAAAAACCATTTTTAAGATCATTGAGGAAATCAATCAGCAAGGAACGACTGTATTACTAGTTGAGCAAAATGCGAATATGGCATTATCCATTGCTGACCGTGCCTATGTCATCGAGACAGGAAAAATAGTGGCTGCAGGTACCGCTGAAGAGCTGAGCCAATCAGACCAAATAAGAGCTGCCTATTTAGGCGGGCATTAA
- a CDS encoding MFS transporter produces the protein MKNKKEISERRLLGIAGMGWMFDAMDVGMLSFIIAALKVEWELTPEQMGWIGSINSIGMAVGALVFGLMADRIGRKNVFIITLLLFSVGSGASAFASTLAVFLVFRFIIGAGLGGELPVASTLVSESVAVEKRGRIVVLLESFWAAGWLIAAIISYFVIPKFGWQVALFISALPAFYALYLRMGLPDSPRFEAIKKKEKISAWESFAKLWSKEHSRQTAMLWIVWFCVVFSYYGMFLWLPSVMVMKGFSLIKSFEYVLIMTIAQLPGYFTAAWFIEKFGRKFVLVVYLIGTAISAYFFGTAESTALLMTAGILLSFFNLGAWGGLYAYSPEQYPTVIRGTGTGMAASFGRIGGVLGPLLVGNLVAQKVAISTIFTIFCISILIGALAVFVLGKETKKKELV, from the coding sequence ATGAAAAACAAAAAAGAAATATCAGAAAGAAGGCTGCTCGGAATCGCCGGGATGGGCTGGATGTTTGATGCAATGGATGTTGGTATGCTTTCCTTCATTATTGCTGCCTTAAAGGTGGAATGGGAGTTAACACCTGAACAAATGGGCTGGATTGGCAGTATCAACTCGATTGGTATGGCTGTTGGGGCACTCGTTTTTGGCTTAATGGCTGACAGAATTGGAAGGAAAAATGTTTTTATCATTACCTTATTGTTATTTTCAGTTGGTAGTGGAGCATCCGCATTTGCTTCCACATTAGCTGTCTTTTTAGTATTTAGGTTTATTATTGGTGCGGGTTTAGGCGGAGAGCTTCCTGTAGCTTCTACCCTCGTATCAGAAAGTGTCGCAGTTGAAAAGCGCGGCAGAATAGTTGTGCTGTTGGAAAGCTTCTGGGCAGCCGGTTGGTTGATTGCAGCCATCATATCGTATTTCGTGATTCCAAAGTTTGGCTGGCAGGTAGCTTTATTTATCAGTGCCCTTCCTGCTTTCTATGCACTTTATTTGCGAATGGGTCTCCCTGATTCACCCCGCTTTGAGGCGATTAAGAAAAAAGAAAAAATCTCTGCATGGGAAAGCTTCGCAAAGCTTTGGTCTAAAGAACATAGCCGTCAAACGGCCATGTTATGGATTGTTTGGTTTTGTGTAGTCTTCTCTTACTATGGAATGTTTCTATGGCTGCCAAGTGTTATGGTCATGAAAGGATTTAGCTTAATTAAAAGCTTTGAATATGTGCTGATTATGACAATTGCCCAATTACCAGGATATTTTACAGCAGCTTGGTTTATTGAAAAATTTGGCCGTAAGTTTGTATTGGTTGTTTATTTAATTGGAACGGCCATTAGTGCGTACTTCTTTGGAACAGCTGAGTCGACGGCACTGTTAATGACAGCAGGCATTCTGTTATCCTTCTTTAACCTCGGGGCTTGGGGTGGTCTGTACGCATATTCTCCTGAACAATACCCAACGGTTATTCGTGGGACAGGAACAGGAATGGCAGCTTCCTTTGGACGAATTGGCGGCGTTTTAGGACCATTATTAGTAGGAAATCTTGTTGCACAAAAAGTAGCGATTTCCACGATCTTTACAATCTTCTGTATTTCAATCCTTATTGGTGCATTGGCCGTTTTCGTTTTGGGAAAGGAAACCAAAAAGAAAGAATTAGTATAA
- a CDS encoding branched-chain amino acid ABC transporter permease translates to MEQFIQQLVNGISLGSIYALIALGYTMVYGIVKLINFAHGDVFMVGAFIGFYSITILDLGFFPALVISMVACAIFGVLIERIAYKPLRNATRIAALITAIGVSLFIEYGTIYARGAQPEAYPSNLVPIKSLDVFGVKISGQSILILGTSIVLMILLQFIVHKTKIGKAMRAVSHDMDAARLMGINVNNTISATFAIGSALAGAAGVIFGMYYTKIEPLMGIIPGLKAFVAAVLGGIGIIPGAMAGGLVLGTIEAFVSAAGYSLWRDGVAFIVLILILIFKPAGLFGKNVREKV, encoded by the coding sequence ATGGAACAATTTATACAACAATTAGTCAACGGAATATCCCTGGGGAGCATTTATGCATTAATCGCCCTTGGATACACAATGGTATACGGAATCGTCAAACTGATTAACTTTGCCCATGGGGACGTATTCATGGTCGGTGCATTTATAGGCTTTTATTCTATTACTATTTTAGATTTAGGATTTTTTCCTGCCTTAGTTATTTCCATGGTAGCATGTGCGATTTTTGGGGTGCTGATTGAACGGATTGCGTACAAACCTTTAAGAAACGCGACAAGGATTGCGGCCTTGATTACCGCCATTGGTGTGTCCTTGTTTATCGAATATGGAACGATTTATGCGCGTGGTGCACAGCCAGAAGCATATCCAAGTAATTTGGTTCCAATCAAGAGCTTAGATGTGTTTGGTGTAAAAATTAGTGGACAATCCATCCTTATTTTAGGAACATCCATAGTCTTAATGATTCTTCTGCAATTCATTGTTCATAAAACGAAAATTGGAAAAGCGATGCGTGCTGTTTCTCATGATATGGATGCAGCAAGATTGATGGGGATTAACGTCAATAACACGATTTCTGCTACCTTCGCTATCGGTTCTGCTCTAGCAGGTGCAGCTGGGGTTATTTTTGGAATGTACTATACAAAGATTGAACCACTGATGGGAATTATACCGGGACTGAAAGCCTTCGTTGCTGCTGTTTTAGGCGGAATCGGAATTATTCCTGGAGCGATGGCAGGCGGGTTAGTTTTAGGTACAATTGAAGCGTTTGTTAGTGCGGCAGGCTATTCTTTATGGCGTGATGGAGTTGCATTCATTGTTCTAATCTTAATTTTAATCTTCAAACCAGCAGGCTTATTTGGTAAAAATGTCAGGGAAAAGGTATAG
- a CDS encoding ABC transporter substrate-binding protein, which produces MRKKKLAGVFMSFMVAAGVMAGCNSTTSGDGGGDTIKIGANLELSGGVASYGQSEKEGIDLAIEEINKKGIDGKKLKLVTFDNKSEASEATSGALKLATQDKVSAIIGAATSTNTLAQVQIAQDNKIPLITPTGTNPTITNKDGKVSDFVFRTCFIDPFQGTVAANFAAKELKVKNAAILIDSSSDYAKGLADAFKKAFKANGGKIVKEEAYVAKDTDFHATLTNIKAANPEYVFIPGYYEEVGLIIKQAREIGLNVPLMGGDGWDSPTLVKIAGGADPLKNTFITNHYSSGDSDKKVQDFVSAFKAKYDGKSPDAFNALGYDTVYFIADAIKRAGSSDSKKIQKALAETDGLELVSGKMKLDKNHDPIKAAVILEYVNGEQQFKVKVNP; this is translated from the coding sequence ATGAGAAAGAAAAAATTAGCTGGTGTTTTTATGTCATTTATGGTAGCAGCAGGCGTAATGGCAGGATGTAACTCGACTACTAGTGGTGATGGTGGAGGAGATACAATTAAAATTGGAGCCAACCTTGAGCTCTCAGGCGGAGTAGCTTCTTACGGTCAATCAGAAAAAGAAGGTATCGATCTTGCAATTGAAGAAATCAATAAAAAAGGTATTGATGGAAAGAAACTAAAACTTGTGACTTTTGACAATAAATCAGAGGCATCAGAAGCAACAAGTGGTGCACTTAAATTAGCCACACAAGACAAGGTTTCAGCAATCATCGGTGCGGCAACAAGTACAAATACGCTTGCACAGGTACAAATTGCGCAGGATAATAAGATTCCATTAATTACGCCAACAGGTACAAACCCTACTATTACAAATAAAGATGGAAAAGTAAGTGACTTTGTTTTCCGTACATGCTTTATCGACCCATTCCAAGGTACAGTTGCAGCGAACTTTGCAGCAAAAGAATTAAAGGTTAAGAATGCGGCGATCCTTATTGACAGCTCAAGTGACTATGCAAAGGGACTTGCAGATGCGTTCAAGAAGGCATTTAAGGCAAATGGTGGGAAAATTGTAAAAGAAGAAGCATACGTGGCAAAGGATACAGATTTCCATGCTACTTTAACAAATATCAAAGCGGCGAATCCAGAATATGTATTCATTCCTGGATACTATGAAGAAGTGGGCCTAATCATTAAGCAAGCTCGTGAAATTGGTCTAAATGTACCACTTATGGGTGGCGACGGTTGGGATTCTCCTACTCTAGTAAAAATTGCTGGCGGCGCGGATCCATTAAAGAATACATTTATTACAAACCACTATTCATCAGGTGATAGTGACAAGAAAGTACAAGACTTTGTTTCGGCATTCAAAGCGAAATATGATGGTAAATCACCGGATGCTTTCAATGCTTTAGGTTATGATACTGTGTACTTTATTGCTGATGCGATTAAGCGTGCAGGAAGCAGTGATTCTAAGAAAATTCAGAAGGCACTTGCAGAAACTGATGGACTTGAGCTTGTATCAGGAAAGATGAAGCTTGATAAAAATCACGATCCAATCAAAGCAGCCGTTATCCTTGAGTACGTAAACGGTGAACAACAATTCAAAGTAAAAGTAAATCCTTAA
- a CDS encoding ABC transporter ATP-binding protein, with product MAAKTQLLKVENAGIRFGGLKAVSDVNLELKQGELVGLIGPNGAGKTTFFNLLTGVYVPTEGSISLEGEKLNGLAPYRITKKGISRTFQNIRLFSELSVLDNVKVAYHSQSKHSIFSSILRFPSHFSGEKEMEEKAIEFLKIFKLDDVLHEKAKNLPYGQQRRLEIARALAANPKLLLLDEPAAGMNPQETEELMNLIALIREKFSLTILLIEHDMLLVMGVCERIYVLDHGQLIANGTPEEIRNNPKVIEAYLGEEVS from the coding sequence ATGGCAGCAAAAACACAGTTGCTTAAGGTTGAAAATGCAGGAATCCGATTTGGCGGGTTGAAGGCGGTGTCTGATGTAAACCTGGAATTAAAACAGGGTGAACTTGTCGGTTTAATAGGCCCAAACGGTGCCGGAAAAACAACCTTCTTTAACCTGCTAACAGGTGTGTATGTTCCGACTGAAGGGAGTATTTCATTAGAGGGAGAAAAATTGAACGGTCTAGCTCCTTATCGGATTACGAAAAAGGGAATCAGCCGTACCTTCCAGAATATCCGGTTGTTTAGTGAATTATCCGTACTTGATAATGTAAAGGTTGCTTATCATTCTCAGTCAAAGCATTCCATTTTCAGCTCCATTCTTCGCTTCCCTTCCCACTTTTCTGGCGAGAAGGAGATGGAAGAAAAGGCGATTGAATTTTTAAAAATCTTTAAGCTTGACGATGTATTACATGAGAAAGCAAAGAACTTACCATATGGACAGCAGCGCCGTCTGGAAATTGCTAGAGCACTGGCTGCGAATCCAAAGTTATTGCTCTTGGATGAACCGGCAGCTGGTATGAACCCGCAGGAAACCGAGGAATTGATGAATTTAATCGCCCTCATTCGCGAGAAATTTTCATTAACCATTCTATTAATTGAACATGACATGCTTCTAGTGATGGGAGTTTGTGAACGAATCTATGTCCTTGACCATGGTCAGTTGATTGCTAATGGTACCCCAGAAGAAATCAGAAATAATCCGAAAGTCATCGAAGCGTATCTTGGCGAGGAGGTCTCTTAA
- a CDS encoding branched-chain amino acid ABC transporter permease, which produces MTIFKQAKFFWTSIVLAVVFAVVMQFLITGGTLNQFYVNTLFFMGINIILAVSLHLIIGITGQFSIGHAGFLAVGAYASAIMTMKLSMPFPVALVVGGLAAAVAGLIIGIPTLRLRGDYLAIATLGFGEIVRIVFLNIDYVGGASGMTVSHLTTWPWLIGCVVLTIIVIANFTNSTHGRACISIRENEIAADAMGINTTYYKVAAFALGAFFAGIAGALFAHNFYIIQPTNFGFLKSFDILIFVVLGGLGSMSGAVIATVLLTIISTYLQNYPEVRMVIYSLVLIVMMLYRPQGLMGTKEITSFFKSSKSAKGGVQHGSKNTVA; this is translated from the coding sequence ATGACTATTTTTAAACAGGCAAAGTTTTTTTGGACTTCAATCGTTTTAGCCGTTGTTTTTGCAGTAGTGATGCAATTTTTAATTACAGGCGGAACACTCAATCAATTTTATGTAAATACACTGTTTTTTATGGGAATTAATATTATTTTAGCGGTAAGTCTTCACTTGATTATTGGGATTACTGGCCAGTTTTCCATTGGACATGCCGGGTTTCTTGCAGTGGGTGCCTATGCATCTGCGATTATGACGATGAAATTAAGTATGCCGTTTCCAGTAGCATTAGTAGTCGGTGGATTAGCAGCAGCAGTTGCAGGTCTAATCATTGGGATCCCTACCCTCCGTTTAAGAGGAGATTATTTAGCCATTGCTACTCTTGGTTTTGGTGAAATTGTTCGAATTGTCTTTTTGAACATTGATTATGTAGGCGGAGCCAGCGGGATGACTGTATCTCATTTGACCACATGGCCGTGGTTGATTGGCTGTGTCGTATTGACGATTATTGTCATTGCCAACTTCACCAACTCTACACACGGAAGAGCCTGTATCTCCATTAGAGAAAATGAAATTGCTGCCGATGCGATGGGGATTAATACTACTTATTATAAAGTAGCTGCTTTTGCGCTTGGGGCCTTTTTCGCGGGAATTGCTGGTGCTCTTTTTGCACATAACTTTTATATTATTCAACCAACCAACTTTGGATTCTTAAAGTCTTTTGATATTTTAATTTTCGTTGTACTTGGTGGTTTAGGCAGTATGTCTGGTGCTGTCATTGCTACCGTCCTGTTGACTATTATCTCTACCTATCTTCAAAACTATCCAGAGGTACGGATGGTCATCTATAGCTTAGTCTTAATCGTAATGATGCTTTATCGTCCACAAGGATTAATGGGCACAAAAGAGATTACTTCATTCTTTAAATCTAGTAAATCCGCTAAAGGAGGAGTACAGCATGGCAGCAAAAACACAGTTGCTTAA
- a CDS encoding TIGR04190 family B12-binding domain/radical SAM domain protein: MKYDLVLLHAPSVYDFRKNALLAGPISDVVPSSPVFEMYPIGLTSIADYLERYGLRVKIINIANRMLMNSSFDVEAKLSKIQTKAFGIDLHWLPHAHGSIELAKIVKTLHPQTPIIFGGLSATYYHKELIDYPFIDFVMRGDSTEKLMLLLMNKIEAGNTHYADIPNLTWKKGSEYGNNPITYVPKDLDDIDIPGYRYTIRSVFKYRNFLDPLPYNGWLQYPNTALLTARGCTQNCLICGGSREAYDQNCNRNSLALRSPKKLVEDIQFISRFSRAPIFILHDLRQGGREYVNEFFSRLKKINLKNEIVFELFQYADEEFFKQMNESVPKYSIEITLETHDEKIRRYNGKFSCTNQKVIDTLNFALKNGCKKIDLFFMVGIPGQTYQSAIENIDFCETIHLACHQDPRVYYFVAPLAPFLDPASPAFEHPELHGYKKFCHTLEDHRTAITQPSWKHMLSYETKDMTRDDIVNATYESANKLNEFKLQYHLIDQEGYQEINGKIEKSMAYIEKIDQVLSLPKGDQAAELVKIQKEIEELNKYSICGKNELKWEVQKNYANFFSLALVGLEQLYQDYSNIIRAKLSPKQRFQFTLDAERQKLKV, encoded by the coding sequence ATGAAATATGATTTAGTTCTCCTGCATGCACCCAGTGTGTACGACTTTAGGAAAAATGCTTTGCTTGCAGGCCCAATAAGTGATGTTGTTCCGTCATCACCTGTGTTTGAAATGTATCCCATTGGATTGACAAGTATTGCGGATTACCTTGAAAGATATGGCCTGCGGGTAAAGATCATCAATATTGCCAATCGGATGCTGATGAATTCATCATTTGATGTCGAAGCAAAATTAAGCAAAATCCAAACAAAAGCATTCGGAATAGACCTTCATTGGCTCCCGCATGCACATGGCAGCATTGAACTTGCCAAAATAGTAAAAACCCTTCATCCGCAAACACCCATCATTTTTGGCGGGTTATCAGCCACCTATTATCATAAAGAGTTAATTGACTATCCATTTATCGACTTTGTTATGCGTGGCGACTCTACCGAAAAGCTGATGCTTCTCCTGATGAACAAAATTGAGGCAGGGAACACTCACTATGCTGATATACCCAATTTAACTTGGAAAAAAGGCAGTGAGTACGGCAACAATCCAATTACGTATGTACCTAAGGATTTAGATGATATAGACATTCCTGGCTATCGCTACACCATTCGCTCCGTTTTCAAATACCGAAATTTCCTTGACCCCCTTCCTTATAACGGATGGCTTCAATATCCTAACACAGCGCTGTTAACAGCGAGAGGATGTACACAAAACTGTTTGATTTGCGGGGGATCAAGAGAAGCTTATGATCAAAACTGTAACCGCAATTCACTTGCCCTACGATCACCAAAAAAGTTAGTGGAGGACATTCAATTTATTTCACGGTTTAGCCGCGCACCCATTTTCATTCTTCACGATCTTCGGCAGGGTGGTCGTGAATATGTAAATGAGTTTTTTAGCCGCCTTAAAAAAATCAACCTAAAAAATGAAATCGTCTTTGAACTGTTCCAGTATGCCGACGAAGAATTTTTCAAGCAAATGAATGAAAGTGTGCCCAAATATAGTATTGAAATCACCCTTGAGACACATGATGAGAAAATTAGGCGTTACAATGGGAAGTTCAGCTGTACCAATCAAAAGGTCATAGACACCCTTAACTTTGCTCTAAAGAATGGCTGTAAAAAAATCGATTTGTTCTTCATGGTGGGGATCCCAGGACAGACGTACCAAAGTGCCATCGAAAACATCGATTTCTGTGAAACGATTCATCTGGCCTGCCATCAGGATCCAAGAGTCTATTACTTTGTGGCACCGCTTGCTCCATTCCTAGATCCTGCAAGCCCTGCTTTTGAACATCCAGAGCTTCATGGCTATAAAAAATTCTGCCACACCCTTGAAGATCACCGCACAGCGATCACTCAGCCTTCCTGGAAGCATATGCTTAGCTATGAAACAAAAGATATGACCAGGGATGATATCGTGAATGCCACCTATGAATCTGCTAATAAATTAAACGAGTTCAAGCTTCAATATCATCTAATTGATCAAGAGGGATATCAAGAAATCAATGGGAAGATTGAGAAATCAATGGCCTATATAGAAAAAATCGACCAAGTGTTGTCACTCCCTAAGGGAGATCAGGCAGCGGAATTGGTTAAAATTCAAAAGGAGATAGAAGAGTTAAATAAATACAGTATTTGCGGAAAGAATGAGCTAAAGTGGGAGGTTCAAAAGAATTATGCCAATTTCTTTTCACTCGCTTTAGTGGGATTAGAGCAGCTTTATCAGGATTACTCCAACATCATTCGAGCGAAATTAAGTCCAAAACAAAGGTTTCAATTCACACTTGATGCAGAGCGTCAAAAATTAAAAGTATAA
- a CDS encoding metallophosphoesterase, with product MIKKLAAAWIGIITLALFQIPAEANELTPSNSTPNLQIPIMSDVHINESIENRQMRFQTALQEFKMLAPNYQALAIVGDLTDQGLDRQYEIFNQILSRYGNQDAERVLAMGNHEFYEGIYWPKPYFTDQMFIDRFITNTGMPGLYYDKWIEGVNSKKYHFIVLGSEESKVTNPNNHDYAVLSDEQYQWLENTLSVETDPKKPIFVFLHQPIDDTVYGSEEWGGNLRDGRLKGILQKYPQAILFTGHLHYLLNHPRSVYQDGFTMADTGSLAYTLYENGNAPAEFSQGLLVNVYDNKVEIKAREFSNHTWINQTTIKLPYTKTVDDTEFPYFNNSDSGSVNKVTATTATISWPAAKDNTQIDKYIIKLNGEAVQTQYTKFWEDQSDQVYSTTITNLTGNTEYTLEVSAVDAWNNVSLNPLEISLKTDKYNGWVKEGNNTYYYNYQTGQKVTGWLKVQDKWYYFNSGGVMQKGWIKDLNKWYYLSDSGAMVTGWLTENGIEYYLNNDGSLKSGWLSLQNKWYYLSSSGAKQVGWIRDRGYWYYLDQTGVMKIGWVLDKENWYYLKSSGVMQVGWLFFNGSWYYLDINGLMKTGWVYIGNKWYYLYDDGKLAVNTQIGTYKLGKDGAWIH from the coding sequence ATGATTAAAAAGCTTGCAGCAGCATGGATTGGCATTATCACCTTAGCTTTATTTCAAATCCCCGCAGAAGCCAATGAGTTAACACCGAGCAATTCAACTCCAAACTTACAAATTCCTATTATGAGCGATGTTCATATCAATGAGAGCATTGAAAACCGACAAATGAGATTTCAAACTGCTTTACAGGAATTCAAAATGCTTGCTCCTAATTATCAAGCACTAGCTATTGTGGGTGACTTAACTGACCAAGGACTTGATAGACAGTATGAGATATTTAATCAGATACTAAGTCGATACGGCAATCAAGATGCTGAAAGAGTTCTAGCAATGGGTAATCATGAATTCTATGAGGGCATTTATTGGCCAAAGCCTTATTTTACAGATCAGATGTTTATCGATCGGTTTATAACTAACACAGGTATGCCTGGCCTCTACTATGATAAATGGATTGAAGGCGTAAATTCTAAAAAATATCACTTTATTGTTTTAGGTAGCGAAGAATCAAAAGTCACCAATCCTAACAATCACGATTATGCTGTGTTATCTGATGAGCAGTATCAGTGGTTAGAAAATACATTAAGTGTGGAAACTGACCCAAAAAAGCCTATCTTTGTTTTTCTTCATCAGCCAATTGATGACACGGTGTATGGAAGTGAAGAATGGGGCGGTAATTTAAGGGATGGTAGATTAAAAGGAATCCTACAGAAATATCCGCAGGCAATATTATTCACAGGACATTTACACTATCTATTAAATCATCCACGTTCCGTTTATCAGGATGGCTTTACCATGGCTGATACAGGATCTCTAGCCTATACTCTTTACGAAAATGGTAATGCACCAGCAGAATTTTCACAGGGATTATTGGTAAATGTGTATGATAACAAGGTAGAAATAAAAGCAAGGGAATTTAGCAATCACACATGGATTAATCAGACTACAATTAAGTTACCTTATACAAAAACGGTGGATGATACAGAATTTCCTTACTTTAATAATTCTGATTCAGGATCAGTTAATAAGGTTACAGCAACAACAGCAACCATCTCATGGCCTGCAGCTAAAGACAATACACAGATAGATAAATATATCATCAAACTTAACGGGGAAGCGGTTCAAACACAGTATACAAAGTTTTGGGAAGATCAAAGCGATCAAGTATACTCCACTACAATAACTAATTTAACAGGAAATACAGAATATACATTAGAGGTTTCAGCTGTTGATGCATGGAATAATGTGTCACTCAATCCTTTAGAAATTAGCTTAAAAACGGACAAGTACAACGGCTGGGTCAAAGAAGGGAATAATACGTATTATTATAACTACCAAACTGGACAAAAGGTGACAGGCTGGCTAAAGGTTCAGGATAAATGGTATTACTTTAATTCGGGCGGTGTCATGCAGAAGGGTTGGATTAAGGATCTGAATAAGTGGTATTACCTTAGTGATAGCGGAGCTATGGTAACAGGCTGGCTGACGGAAAATGGTATAGAGTATTATCTCAATAATGATGGCAGCTTGAAGTCAGGTTGGTTAAGTCTCCAAAATAAATGGTATTACCTTTCATCTAGTGGTGCAAAACAAGTAGGCTGGATAAGGGATAGAGGCTATTGGTATTATCTTGACCAAACAGGTGTGATGAAAATAGGTTGGGTCTTAGATAAGGAAAATTGGTACTACTTGAAAAGCAGTGGAGTCATGCAAGTAGGCTGGTTATTCTTTAATGGAAGCTGGTACTATTTAGATATTAATGGATTAATGAAAACTGGCTGGGTTTATATAGGAAATAAGTGGTATTACCTTTATGATGATGGAAAACTGGCTGTGAATACTCAAATAGGGACTTACAAATTAGGTAAGGACGGAGCTTGGATCCATTAA